The DNA region AAAGGACCTGTGTGGGCACAAAGTCGGCAACTAGTAAGTGTGAGCCCCCTTTCAAAGTCCATCTAACCCAAGCCGCAATTCGTGATGCTTCCTGAACCTGAAAACCACAGAGTTAATGGGAAGTCCTGCGGCTAAGGTCCGACACCCGGGTTCGCGGTGAAATTCACATcgcacccctttctcctccctcggCCAGGTGGGGTTCAGTCACTCGCAACCCCCCTCGCGCCCCAGCCCCTCTCCGCCCCGCCTGCACCTTCATCCCCAGGACATCGCGATAGAAACACGCCGTCTCGAAGCGGTTTCCCACTTTGAACACGAAGTGCAAAGCTCTACGATTCGCCATGACCACCTACACTACCGCCGGTCACGCGCAGAGCGGCGCACAAACCACAGCTGACGCCGGCGCGTTAGTGATGTCACTGTCCGCCGCCGGCGCGCTTTCGTGACGCAGCCCACGGGGCGGGGGAAGATGGCGGCGCTGGTGAAACGCGTGGGATGGGCTACGCGACCGTTGCTGCCGGTGGTGCAGGCTTGGGACCTCGATGCGCGGCGCTGGGTCCGGGCACTGCGGCGGAGCCCCGTGAAAGTGCTGTTTCCATCTGGTGAGGTTGTGGGACGGAAGCTCGATCCCGGGAAACAGCCTCGGAAGGCGGCGGCAGAGGCCAGTCCCCGGGAGCAGCGACAGAAGCAGCAGATTCAGGGGCCAGCATCTCAGACGCTCAGCACCTGGGAAGAGTCGGGGCTTCGCTATGATAAGGCTTTCCCTGGAGACAAAAGGCTGAGGTGATGTGTTCCCGAGGCTTGTCGAGTTTTCTcgtttctcctccctcctcagaGCGAGACCTTGACCTCTTTCCTTGCGTTGGAGGACTTCGTGCAGCACACCTCGCTGGTTTTTATTATGCATAGAGGGCAGAATAAGTGTCTTTTTAACAGTTCGTTTGTTTCTTTCCCTACGAAGCTCTTCATGTCTGCTAGAGCTCGATGTGTCTCTAATGAGGATGTTGGTAATTACGCATCTTTTTGTTTGCACCCACAGCAGTGTGATGACCATAGTTAAGTCCAGGCCATTTCGAGAAAAGCAGGGGAAGATCCTTCTGGAAGGTCGTAGGCTGATTGCAGACGCTCTCAAGGCTGGTGCTGTGCCGaaagttttcttctttagccGTCTGGAATACATAAAGGAGCTGCCCATTGAAAAGCTGAAAGGTGTTAGCCTCATTAAGGTGAAATTTGAGGATATCAAGGATTGGTCCGACCTGGTAACACCACAGGGAATAATGGGTCAGTGGTTATTCAATGTGTCTGTAGAAGGGGAGACTTGGGATTATTTGTTCATACTTGTCTCAGGGCAACAAATTTAGATGAAATTCAAAATATTACTGGGCCTAACCTTTTCTTACAGTAGCACAGTTTCCAAATCTGTGAATCTTGTATTTTAAGTAGAAACTGAAGCCAGTTTTCTGTCATCATTTGTATTGTGAGTTTTTATAGTCTGTAGGGAATAATCACTTCTCCTCAGACCTTATATTTTGGGGATCACTTCAACCTTTAATGTCCAGTTGAAACTTAAGAAAAtgttgggaattctctggcagtccagtggttaggacctggtgctttcactgcctgtgggcccaggttcattccctggtgggagaactaagatcctgcaagccacttaagtgtgaccaaaaaaaaaaaaactagattacAGAATAATTACATAGAGTGTGATTTTACTACAAAAGAAAAAGCACTTATATATGGGTAGATGGACATACATGTAGGGAAGTGCATGGAAGAAGTTCTGAAAGCATACATTCCACTATTGAAGGCAGTTATgagggagttggggaggggagcACACTGAATTTTTCCAACCAGAATGTTTACATGTAGTATGTAATTACAAATACACCAAGACTGATAAATAACCAAAACGTCAAATTACTCCCCATACCCACATCAGACAAATGAACcacatttcttgtttcctcaggGATTTTTGCCAAACCTGACCATGTTAAGATGACATACCCCGAGACTCAGCTTCGCCACACACTGCCCATATCGTTGATTTGTGACAATCTCCGTGACCCTGGGAACCTAGGGACAATTCTGCGATCTGCTGCTGGGGCAGGCTGCAGCAAAGTGTTACTCACCAAAGGTAAGATCGCCTGTTACTGGGTGGATTAGGTGACTGTTGGTAAGTGAGCTGGCTCCGTGGGCAGATGTGTATGGATTTGGTTCTTGGATCTGTCCCTTGGTAGCTCTGTGTAAGTGAGCAGCATTGCGAGCGTCAGTTCCCTTATCTGTAAAGCAGGCGTAACAGATCTACCTGGTAGGGTTGTTCTGAGGGTTAAGTGAGATGAATGTCAAGTACTCAGCACCATGCCTGGCACGCTCATTCTTGTtgattatctttaaaattattttgacacCTGCTAGgtttttaaaagaacttaaaattaaTTAGGGAAGAAATAGATACCGGTTTTAACACTTGGTTCTGTCCTCTCATCATAAAGAGAAATTTGTAGCCTTGGTTCCAAACAGCCTTGCCTGACAGTTGGGACGTGCCTAACAGACCTATAGCGgcctgggaagaggaggagggagaggatcATCCATCAGAAAGTGAAGCTGCCATTCGGTGTAAACAGAAGTGGTCCCATTACTGAGACTCGCCTGTATTGCTCTTCCCAGCTCTTTCCCCCCATCACCCTTCCCTGGGGTGCATCTCTCTGCCAGCATGAAAGTGAGACTCGGAATCCCTACATCCATACCCCGCTCACCTGCCTCACTGTTGAGAGCTCTGAGAGCAAGTGTGGTTTGGGGAAATGGACTTGTATCACCCAGGCAGGCAGTTGCCACGTTGTTGTTGGTGGCTGGTATGGGAGAGGTAGAGAAAGGCGGGGAACACCTGATGTGATGCCCAACGTAGAGGACCCGAGGATGAGGAGGAATCTCAGCTTGTCCCTTAATCCTAACTGGGTGGAGAAGTCAGACTAGAAGGCACCTCTTCTGCCCCGACTGCCAGCCTCTTGGCACACAGCCCACCTCCCAGCCCGTTTCCCATGGTGCTCGGGAGAGCCTGTGGTTGGGGACCCACGTAGACAGTGTTACCTTCtctacatctttttttcctttttgaacttGGTTTGCCTACTTAACCTTTCTTGAAGTTTGACAGATTAACTTTTAAGATAACTTATAATGAGGAGATGTGTGCTAACAAGTCAGGGAGGGTAGTAGATATGTGGTGCCCCAGTCCTGCTGTCTCCTGGCCTGTGGCACTGGGAAGGGCTTTGTGTCTGCTGATGCATGGAGGCAGTTGTGTTTAGCACGACTGCAAAGACAGGGTGTGTGCAGGATAGGGCTCTGGCCTTGGTTTTTCCCAGGATTGCTGTAATTTCCCCATTAATAGTGTCTTCCTTGCTCCGGTCCAGATTCAACATTGAAGCCAAATggatctttctaaaatataaaccAGATTCTGTTCCTACTTTGCTTAAAATGCTTTGGTGACATGTTGTCTTCTGGGTGAAACCCTAAACCCCTCGGCTGGGCACACCAGCCTCCTTTAAACTggtcctttcctgcctcctgactcATCTCCCACCTCATCCCCATTAATTGACTCGATTATCATACTTCCAGTGTTTGGACTAATTGCTGCTTCTATAACTCTCCTCTGCTCTGGTCTTTCCCTGACAAGATGCTCCTGTCCTTCACGATCCAGCTCAGCATCGTGTTCTCCAGGTGGTTTTTCCCTGATTGCCATGCTGCGTACAATGGTTTTCTATTACCCTGTTCATGCTTTTTTAACTTTAGTTGTTACTGATAATACAGTCACCTGCTGAAATGTTGTCCCAACACCATTGCCCACTCTATTACAAGCTCCTTGAGGTTGGGGATTTTAAGGCTCTCCCATCTCCTGTCCAAATGTCTGGCATGTGtgtgggaggttttttttttttggtcatgccgcATGGTTtgccggatcttagttccctgatgagggatccaacccatgctcCTTTGTAGTGGAAgtatgaagtcctaaccactagacctccagggaattctgtGTGGTGAatgttgaaggaatgaataaaatcTGTGTCAGCTGGACGCTGCTACAGCTGGGGAGGCAGAGGTCCCAGCCACCAAGGCCATGATAGGACATTTTTGCTTTATCCTGATCCAGAATTAATCTGACTTCCTTCAAAGTCCCCTGTCTGGGCAGGTTCGTAATCTTAATTGGATCCTCTTTCATTTGCTAGGCTGTGTGGACGCCTGGGAGCCCAAAGTGCTACGGGCAGGTATGGGCGCACACTTCCAGGTGCCCATTATCAACAACCTGGACTGGGAGGCAGTGCCCGACCACCTGCCTGCTGACGCCCGCGTCTACGTGGCCGACAACTGTGGCCTTCACatgcaggcccaggcccaggggtCTAACAAGGCCAGTGACTACGGCTGGGTACGTGACCAACGCCCACAGAAGTTTCATGAgtatgaggaagaggaggatgatCTAGAGAGTGGAGAGAGTCAAGACTGGCTCCCTAAACTCGAGGTCCAGAGTTACGACTCAGACTGGACAGAGGCACCGGCGGCCGTGGTGATAGGTGGGGAGACCCACGGCGTGAGCCTGGAGTCCCTGCAGTTGGCCGAGAGCACAGGGGGTGGGAGGCTGCTGATCCCCGTCGTGCCCGGCGTGGACAGCCTGAATTCAGCCATGGCCGCGAGCATCCTGCTCTTTGAAGGCAAAAGACAGCTGCGGGAGAGGGTGGAACACTTGAGCAGGGACAGGCATTAACACTGAGAGGACAGCGTGTGGAAGCCATCCTCAGCTTGACGTCTCTGTGGTTATTGGAAAAATAAGAACTTCCATGACTTTCTGCTCAGCCTCAAAAATAAGGTCAAAATTCCTCCTGAGGTCTCCCATCTTCCCACTggtttttatatatgtgtgtgggtgggtaAGAGACAGCAGAAGTAAGTGCTCCTCATGGCTCTtacgtttttaaaaattgtccaccAAAGAACATCTTTGTGCCCAGAAAGTTGCTAAAGGCATCATCTTGGGCAGGAGGACCCCTCCCTCCACAACTGCAGGTGTTTGCAGTCAGGGAGGGCTGGTTAGAGTGACCAGGCATGGTCACTTACTCCTCTGATCATTGGTCAATGGAGAGTAAGCCCCTGTGAAGTGCAGACCAGAAGATTAtgttaaaatgctttatttatttcagtgtGGTCAGTGGGTCTCAACACCCATCTTTTCATCTTTGGCCTAGTGGTGAGGACATTGCTGAGAGATTAATGACCTAGGAAGCTAAGGGTACAGGTGATGGCATTCAGTAGTATTAACAGTGGTTCTTCTGGCTCAGCTGTGTTAATCTCTTTGATTACTCATTCAGGCCATGACTTAGACACTGTTTATGTATGACAcagttttttcccccatttctggTGAAACAGCTGAATTCATCAGTTGGTATTATACCTTCTTAGCATCTCTGCAGATATTTTTTTGAAGACTCTtggttcagaaaaggaaaaaacagtttttaaatctTCAGCTTAACCCTGCATCTCTCAACAAAGCCATACTCTTTGTAAGAGCTTCCTGCCGTTAGTCCTGCTTTGTGTAACCCTTTTGGTTAAATGGAATGACTTGTTTACGTTAACCCCTCGTCCAGCATAAACAGAACAGCAATGTTCTTGGTGCTGTGTGAACAGAGGCTCCTGCACGGGAGAGGGGCGGAAGTTCTGAGGATGAACGCTCAGGGCCCTTGATCCCACAGCTCGGCAGCAAGACCCTGCTGTTCTTCTCTTAAGCCAGGGCGGGCTGAATCCCTACTGAGTGCCAGTGGGATGTAGCCAGGGACAtgagggcaggggcaggtggCGATCACTGTAAGTCACTGTGGGAAGCGGGGGGTGGGACTAGAGTATGGGACCGACTTTTAAGCGGTGTTTTTGCAGCCACAGAGAATATGGTTGAAGACTGAGATGCTGGCAGTGTAGTGTGAGCACCTCCCTTCCGTATGGTGGCTCCTGCCTTGATTGGGGTTCCTTGGGAGCCCCTCAGCTGCCCGTCACGGGGAGGTCCAATGAGTTAGAGCATGCCCCAGAGAAACTGGGGACCTCTCCCAACCCCTTCACCTCGCCCAGGTCCCTGGTAAAACCAAAAGGTCATGCACGGCTGTGCCTTAAGTGGCCCCGGTGGGACTGCTTTGTTATGTTGGGGAGGAGTGGGGTTTGCAGGAACAATTTCTGGTTGGCTGTGCTCTCTCAGGCTGACAGGCTGGAAGCTGCTCTGGTCTGGACCTGCCCGGGGCCCCACATAAATGTTGGGCGACAGCGGCCCCTGGAATGTTCTTGAGAGCGTCTATCCCCATCAGCCTTCAGAAACTAGAAGAGCCCACAGCCTTTGTACTGTGCTGAGCCCACAAAGGCTGCATGTGGCCTCTGCCAACTTCACAGCCACAATGCCTGCAGGTGAAATGGTGGGGGGGCAACCTAGAGAACAATACCACTCTACAGACGTCTCCCAGCACCTTGGAAAAGTGCTAAAGAAACATACATCACTGAAAtgaggctcctcttatttttatcCCTGGGTTTTTGTCCCTGCTGATTTTTGTCGCAAAATAAAAGCCAATGAAAGAACAACACACCCTAGATCTTGTCTTTGTTCAGAAAAACAGCACTGCAAAAGAGCATACCTGGCAAGTCATTCTATGCTGGTTTTATCACCCTGGGtgtaagaaggaaaagaaatttgcGTCCCCTACACTTTAGGATCAATGACTTGTATACCATGCcttgtgagttctttatatatttctggGTATAATTTACCAGAGGGAAGGGGCAGTCTTTACTTTTAAATGATCATGGGGGAGCAAGTGGTGGTGAAGTTTTTTACCTACTGATGGAAATTAGCTATCTTGAATCCTTCTCAGTTTTTTACCAATATTTATGTCACCATTTCCCCAGGAAACAGGGATGAAAACTGAGCAGCACATTGCTCGGCTGAAAGAAGCCTTCAGAGCTTCAGAAGGTTGGCCAAGCTGCCCCTTGCCTTTGTGCTGCACGTAGCTGTAGTGGTGGGATCTGCCACAAGGGGGCAGTCACACCTCAAAACGACTCCCCACGCtgaagggaggggtggggattTCTCCTGGATGCAAGTTGCAATCAGGAGACTGGAGTCAAGTCTCCCTCCACCACCCTGGGCCTGTGGCAAGCAAGCTCAGAGTTGCTGCAGTGAGAGATCCATCCACACTGTCATTCATTCTCAgcaaaaatcttaaaagtacAGAAAGTTGGACCAAAAACTAAGGAGGAAATGTACAGAAACGGGAAGCAGATGCTACAGAAAAAAACTAGCACATCTTTTTCCTTTGAATGGAGCCTCTGGGAAAGCAGCTCTCAGCAAATGCTGATGTCCCCAGGTGCCTGGAACATCCATTGGAAACCCA from Cervus canadensis isolate Bull #8, Minnesota chromosome 1, ASM1932006v1, whole genome shotgun sequence includes:
- the MRM3 gene encoding rRNA methyltransferase 3, mitochondrial isoform X2, producing the protein MTYPETQLRHTLPISLICDNLRDPGNLGTILRSAAGAGCSKVLLTKGCVDAWEPKVLRAGMGAHFQVPIINNLDWEAVPDHLPADARVYVADNCGLHMQAQAQGSNKASDYGWVRDQRPQKFHEYEEEEDDLESGESQDWLPKLEVQSYDSDWTEAPAAVVIGGETHGVSLESLQLAESTGGGRLLIPVVPGVDSLNSAMAASILLFEGKRQLRERVEHLSRDRH
- the MRM3 gene encoding rRNA methyltransferase 3, mitochondrial isoform X1, whose amino-acid sequence is MAALVKRVGWATRPLLPVVQAWDLDARRWVRALRRSPVKVLFPSGEVVGRKLDPGKQPRKAAAEASPREQRQKQQIQGPASQTLSTWEESGLRYDKAFPGDKRLSSVMTIVKSRPFREKQGKILLEGRRLIADALKAGAVPKVFFFSRLEYIKELPIEKLKGVSLIKVKFEDIKDWSDLVTPQGIMGIFAKPDHVKMTYPETQLRHTLPISLICDNLRDPGNLGTILRSAAGAGCSKVLLTKGCVDAWEPKVLRAGMGAHFQVPIINNLDWEAVPDHLPADARVYVADNCGLHMQAQAQGSNKASDYGWVRDQRPQKFHEYEEEEDDLESGESQDWLPKLEVQSYDSDWTEAPAAVVIGGETHGVSLESLQLAESTGGGRLLIPVVPGVDSLNSAMAASILLFEGKRQLRERVEHLSRDRH